agtgaaagaacgcactgtaAATGCGCGCgcacattgttaaaacaacaatgaTATTATAGCAGACGATATATCCCAGATATATCGCACACTCCGCACCAgtctttttggctaatttgtgcaaaacctcttgctaaaatgtcaaagcttcattttaagcaccaatgcaacgttgcaattatttagcttacctctacatgcttgcgaagggttgatgtcgagattttataagctgctagtttgGTCTCTCTAGGTAAGCACAGCTTACACTGCATAGAGCATAAATATGGCCAGGGCTTCACTTCATTTCCTTTGAGTTCAACTTCAGAATATGACTGGGTTTCGTTTTCAGCGGTGTCTGCACCACTAACGCCTGTTTTGTCCgtctgcatctttcttgtgattttagcgccagtttgttctcctgcccattatttactgatgtagtttccagggagcgaattattattattattattattattttactcagtaattaatgtgttttaaaatgtagcgaaatacaatacttcaaacaaaatatacttaagtaaaagtaaaattacagatttaaaaaattacttaaaaaagtagaagtacacaaaaaagctactcaattacagtaacgcgagtaaatgtaattcgttactttccacctctgccTGATCAAGTCTATATTTTTCTAAGAGTTGGCCAACATCttgttgcaaagttacttagtTACTAGAATATATAAAGTGGGCTATGAAAGTAATGCAACTAAAAATATACCTTGAGACACTAATTCATATTGTTCATGTTCTGCAGGTTAATATTATGATCAAAATCATCCAGATGGAAAGTGAAGGTCATGCCTTTCTCCAGGATGATgttttcctggaaaaaaaaaaacatctacaccATAGAGGACACCACTGGGATCATGGAGCTTGCAGTCTGGGGAGTACAACACAACCTCCAGCTGGACTCCTGGTTGTACATCACCAATGTGTCACTACGTGTCTTCAGAGGTAAAAAATTCCTGTCAACGACAAAAGACACAACATTTTCAGCCACAACATCTGAACATATAACCAGCAACAACATTGGCGCCAAAGTCAGCATCATTTACACTTGTCCACTAAATCACATGTCACTATCCTGCACCAGAGTCCTCTGACAAATGTGATGTATTTTACAGATCCGACGCATTACACTACACACTCATGCTAAACTTAAAATAAGAACAACAACCTGTGAGGACATCAAATCAGTCAACATTGAAAACCACATTTTCAGATCCACAATTCAAATTTCCAAAACCGCCACGACAGACACCATAATGGACTCCCTTTTAGACCTCCCCATAATGAAAATTACCATACACAACCACTTCATCACCCACCTGGCAAATCCAGAGCCATCACATCCAGACACCCCACAACCAAGCACTCCACTCATGCGCTTCTCACCGTCTACGCAATCTGCACCTCCAAATGATGACCTAGATGAGTCTCCTATGGACAGTCAGCCGAAAGCAAACAGGCCAACTTCCCCATCTCCCACCTCTGCTTCAGATACCCCAAATAAGTTATGTATTAcgttatttttaaattgcaaccttttttttttcactgatttacgTTCAATCTTCTGTATTGAAGATAAAAGATGTTATATGCATTTTCAGTCTTGACTATGACTATGGGGACCTGTATTATATTTCTGACTACTGTGAATAAAGAAACCTCATTCCAATGCTTCACTCTTGTTTGCATTTATTAAACCGCTACAAAAAATGGTTATAGATGTCTTTCACTTAAAAGAAAACCTTTAATGGGTAAGATTTCTGAAGAAAATACCAGAAGTCTATACACTAtggcaaaattttcattttgtttaactttttaaacCGTTCATGCGTCTCTTGACTTCTTGAGACAAAGACAAGAATTGTCAGACACTTAAAAACCACTTTTACACTTTTGAAGTCCGCTCCAATATCTTCTAAATGTAACATGGCAGCACAAGATGAGGTAGATATCAACAAGAGCATTTCCTGAAAGACTACATACAATGCCACCTATAGTTTGACGTTTACAAAGAATCAATTGATAttttgctcatttatttattgcaaaaattaacaaattTGACCCCCCTCCCCCTTTTATTTCCCAAGAAATAACTCTTGTAGTTTGAGCATGCCTATGTTTAATATGACTCTTCAAGTAATCATAAACCGCATTACCATTAACCTGATATAGCTCCAGTGTTCTGCCAGCACTACTCAATACTTTAAGGGTTAACTTCATGAAACACCAAAAATTGTCACCTTTCAAAAGGGATTAAAAACATGCAAACAATCCAAATGCTTtcgaaaaaaaatgcaatttactttgggtatttttctttaatataggAGTTTTAGTCGAATTTAACaggtattttaatgtaaatgcttaatgaaatataactttattttttatttttagatgggatcactctcacacattcactcgGTGGTCTGTTGAATCTGCATTGACTGAGTATAGCCCACACTGCTTCTGACCCTCTGaggtcatgggtttgaatccAGTGATGTTTATGTTGCTTCTGTTCCAGACGTCGGATGTTCTGTTTATTCAATCAAAAACGTGTTTGTGTTCATTCTCATCTGAACCTCTCTTTGATTTCAACCTCTGacctcattctcacaccttaacctctcctCTGCAGTCAGTTCCATGTGCATTTACTGAGTGGTGCACTTGGCAAAGCCATGGTTTCTGAACCTCTAAGGTTTTGGGTTCCAATCCATTGTGGTTCATGTTGCTTCTGTTCAAGACATTGGATTTTCCGTGTGTTTTCACattgaatgaaaaatgtttttggtcATTCTCATCTGAAGGTCTGTTCGATTTCAAACTTCTCTACTTGTGAACCGATCTATTGTCCTGATGTACGTTCTATTTCTGCCATTTTTCTTCTTCCCGCTCTGCTCTCAGCTACAGCCGGTATCGCTGTTTGCAGCTATATTTCGGATTATAgttataaataaaactttaaacaaataattactgataatgattattaatattaatattttttcacagAAAACTGCAGCGTTAcccattacagtttttttttcagctgcttaCACACAACATCTTTATTTGTCGCACAGTTTCTGAAACTTGGGGTCCGTTTCAGAAAGGAGGTTAAGTGGAAACTCTTAATGTTAAGAATGAAATGAGGCAAACTCTAGGTTTTttgtttcagaatgggaggtttgtcaaacccgaGAAAGAAGGGTAAGTCTGAAAGAGAGCTAACTTATACTCAGAGTCCGTTACCGTTgtaacttactctatgaacctaaccaGGGGTACATTTCcaaaaaccatagttgctaacctgttagcaatgggaaattgcattgcaaccatcAAAGTTGCTGACTTAGTGGAACGCACCCCTGGTCTGAAGGAGGTTTTCTTCTGTAAACTCAGAGTTTATTTTGGTCTCCTCCTCCTTTTTAAAATGCAAGCATGAATAAATACTTCACACATTCATGCATGCGTGTTTTCTTATTTCAagtaacatacacacacacacacacacacacacacacacacacacacacacacacacacacacatatatatatatatatatatatatatatatatatatgatatttagtcttgtttcatgggtggggggtctaaattaagtaaatgtatctgccagtgtggtaataaaataatcttaatgctAATAGAAAACAAGATTATTCGGAGAGTAAAAAGGCAAAGCGTTTACGATTGCACAGGCGCTGCATGCACGCTCACAGTTAAACTTTGCTACTTGGACAATGCAGCCTGTTCAGAAGGAGTTCGTCCAGTTTgttttgccagatggatgctaggcaacagcGTTCGAAaaccgcgcttcctgagtctgacgcgCGCTCCCGCTCGCTCTcaccgtctgcgcgtcctgaagtgTTTGATCAGCGCTGCttctcctccgataacaacgttcagttaAACTTTTTGTTCAGTAAACATTTTACCCACGTACATTACAACTGTATTTATATGGCTAAAGAACATATTATTTCACTGTATTATACCACTGTCTTCTCAAAGAAGTGTCTAGAGTCATGAAATGATTATGTCTAGCTATCAACTATATGTTTATCCTGTTGTTTTATGTTCAAGAATTTTTAATGCAGGCGCATGAATCCATATAGTTAGTAGCCTAAGGTGAAAAAAGCCCTGCACTGACAGCGGTAAATACAAGGTAGTAGGCTAGCCTAAATATTTGGGTGGTACATTATTATACAAtgtcattaataaatatattaagataACCTTTGCTATTTAAGTTACTAATATAGCCTATAGTCAATAATAATTCAACACACTGCACACGATTATGCGAGGAAAAATTCAAGCGCacagctaaatatattttttaatttgtttagttaTATCATTTATAGTTTGAATAAGAGAACAACACCATTAAACGTGGGTAATAAAACACTAAGTTTTATTCATTACATCATATagatgggattttttttcttcttcagcaaACGGCCAGACTACCATATCAACACAGTAGCGAAAAATAAACgatatggaaagaaaaaaaatgattaattaaaccAAAGTTTAACCAATTAGAGTAGGCTAATGTTAAGCTAAAACATGTAAATATTGATAGTAAATATGATATGGATCACTGTCGGATGAGCAGTCAGATGCTAAGCTGAACCAGGACACATAACTTACCATCAGACTCTCCATCACTTTAgtcatttttacttaatttatgaaTCTGATAACTTCAAAATAAGTGATTGAAAGGCGTTGCCTAGAAATGTACAATGTGAAAACATAAGCGGCAAGTAAACAGCAGCGCGAAAGTACGTGCATTCAATGGCGGGTAAATTTGACCCATTGGCGCTTATAGTTATAAATGCCCTGCTTTTTATCTTTTatctaaataattttaaacaacatTGAATTGTAAATTTCATAATTTTAGTAAAAGTCAATGACTGGGAGACttgaatgttttcttttaaatctgcTTTGTACATTTGAAAAACAGCCACGGGTAAAATTGACCCCATGGCAAGTCTAGTGTTAGGTTTAAACGGTATTACTATTCTTATGATACTGCACATCAGGCTGGTTCTTTAACAgtattcctttttttaatttaatgaaagaAGGGCACATTTAATCCATTTAgatcctttttttttcaagagaaaCAAAACAGATCAATTACAAATCAACATGACAGTAAATCCTGCATCTACAAACCCGATTTAAAGGGTTGGCACActctacaaattgtgagtaaaaaaggaatgaagaatttacaaatctcataaacttatatttgattcacaatagaatataaataacatctaatgttgaaagtgagagattttgaaatgtcatgccaactATTgattcattttggatttcatgagagctacacattccaaaaaagttggtacaggtagcaataagaggcaggagaagttaaatgtacatataaggaacggCTGGatgaccaatttgcaacttaagTCAAGTGTTAACATGATtgtgtataaaaagagcctctcagagtggcagtgtctctcagaagtcaagatgggtagaggatcaccaattcccccaatgctacgGTGAAAAAtaatggagcaatatcagaaaggagtttctcttCGCATACTCTGCGTATAGGGAGTGGCGTGCTGGGAGGCAGCGTCAAATCTGAAGATGACCTAGGCCTATTTACTGTGAATGTTTTTTGTATGACTGTGTAGAGAAGATGTATTACTGAAACACTTCCCACATTCagtgcagtgatacggtttctctccagtgtgaatcctctcatgtgttttcacaactcctgactgactgaatctctgttcacagtatgaacacttgtaaggtttctctccagtgtggatcctctcatgtgttttcagacttgatgaataactGAAGCTCTGGTCACAGTGTGAACATTTGtagggtttctctccagtgtggatcctctcatgcaGTTTTAAACTGCTCGCTGAagtaaaagtcttttcacactcaaagcacatgtactctctcacaccagtatgtattttctgatgcCCTTTCAAATGTTGTAGAcgtgaaaaactctttccacacaaatgacataaatGTGGTTTCTCTTTTGTATGAACTCTCAGGTGCTGCTGCAGGTGTGAAGCCCTCAAAAACATTTTGTCACATTGATCACAAGCGTACAGTTTCTCTCTAGTGTGAACATTTGTGTGTGCATAAAGATGTGATAATTGtgagaaactcttcccgcactgatcacaattaaacggtttctctccagtatgaactctcatgtgtgCTGTAAGTAGTCCTTttcgtgtgaaactcttcccgcactgatcacaattaaacggtttctctccagtatgaactctcatgtgtgCTCTAAGGTGTTCTTTTCGTGTGTAattcttcccgcactgatcacaagtgTGCCGTTTCATGTGAACATCAATACCATTTTTTCTTGACAATTTGTTCCTTTGAGAGCATCTTGAAGGTTTTTTTCCAGTTTTAATATGATTTCTCTCCTCCACTTCCATCTCTTTCTCCTCATTTTCTTCAATATactctgaaataaaattaaaaaaatttatttttagtaactcattaaaacacacacacacacagaactgtgAAAGGACATACAAATGAACCATAATAAAAAAAGCGGAGATATGGCTGGACAATATGACCTAACATCAAAACCTCAATTAATTGAAGACTTCACCTTAATTatgattattgaattattattttatttttttatttgaccattttacattatttcttgccctcatagtttattttaaaaagtatgtatACTGTATTCATTAATGtgtaatatgttatttttttaaacaaatgagcTCTAAAAGATTTTCAGAAATTTTTACAAACCCTTTTTTTTATACCATTTGCAAATGTGaaatcataaaattaaaatgttaaggtTACCACTGTGTCTTTCTGGGAAAATAATCCAGTgattaatatattgtttatttaaattaattattaaatcttCAATGTATGGTCTTTataaaagaactgcattgttgcttatttaattctaacaaatAAGTTCTTATTAATACTTCCGTGTTGTGATAACGCTGTATAAGTATTTTATCtaacagtaaaaagtaaaaaaaaaactctgtttacactgtgaaataaCCACAGTCTTGTAGCGACTTAAAATTTGTCttctacaaacataaaaacaaactcaGTCTCACATGCTAACAGTTTTATGCCCCCCCCCCTTccaaaaaaaagctgaaaataaagTCAAAGAATATAACTGTCTTTGTGTCGATTCAGTCACATTTCTAGTAGAAATGGTTAAAGTTTTGTTTTAACAAAGATTTGCACAAATCCTGTGCGTAATACCACAATAAAAGGTGAATTatgaataaacaccaacctccttgttcctcgtgttttattttcCGGGTTTCTGGTTCttcgtgttttatttttgtttctgccTTCTCGTGTTTTTTCCCCCGAGTTTCTGGTtcttcgtgttttattctccatgtttctggttcctcgtgatTTATTTTCCGGGTTTCTGGTTCTTCATGTTTTATTATCTgtgtttctggctcctcgtgttttattctccaggtttctggttcacttgtgttctcttcactctcctctttaacaaactccatcttcacagcagcagatctcagttcagatgatacTCCTCCAGATATTCCTGCTTGCTTCAAAACTTAGTCACGACTGTGAGGATGAGAATATTACAGGTATTTACTGACCTGactcaaaaactgtattttctatttacAGAAACAACATTTCCAACAATCTATATTGAAACAGCATGACGACAAAACAGAGAGCGCAGTGAAACTAATCTTCTTCTCCTGAGGTTAAATGTTGTTTGTCAAACAAACGTAATTGTTTAGCGCCACCCGCTGCACTGGAGAGTGAAGTAAATAATACGAGGGATCTTACTTTGTgcactgttttttctttttctttttaagagcCGATCTGTACACGCAAATTAAAAACGACTTAAAATTATAGTATTTGATAAACATCAAAAGTCTTCGTGGGTGAGGATTAGAGGAGAAAAACAAGCGATTTTATTAGTCAGATATTTGCAGCATAAATTATGGAAATTAAGATAAACCTAAACGAAAACACTTGATAATGATAAAATAGgctattttcttcttttatatcCATCCACCCTAGACACGACGGAAGAGACGCTGACTGACCGTAAACAGTAATCAGCTGCTCGCCAGACTCGTTCTCATGACAACGACTGAAGAAAGATCTCCAGCGCGGGCTATTAATCTATGCACGTGCAATATTCCATAGGCAAATATtgttttgtacaaaaatattttatacgaatatttttttttataggacgtttacattacaaaaaaacaagacaaaacaaaaacacttcacAATACTGTATCCACAGCGCAGGACCTATGCATAAAGACTTTATAGTGAAATTACTAAACCTGATCAAacaagctttatttaaaaaaatgttcataCTCAGACTTGGAAATCTTTACATCTGAAATCTTCACATGCATTTTAGCGTATCACTGAACTGCAATTACCGTACATTGTATCTGTACTTCATTATACTGCAAATCTAGAGTTGTACTTTATACTGCAGTTATTTTATTATAGCAGACggaaatgttatttatattgtgttactttatatccatttatttattattaaacgtCAAGCTGACTGAAGGAAAGCACTCTAAAATAAGTCACAATTAGaagtaaatttgtatttatttatccattcattCAGCAATGGATGTAGTGCTGGATGCTGCTCGGACGCTGAGCCAAaaccaacatttttatttatttattttttgtcatgttttagatGCCCTATCCAACTTAATAACGTGGTCGTCCAGCCATCAAGAAGAGAAGGTGAAATGGACATAATGTTCAAACACCAGTCCAAATGTTGTTGCTTGAGTGCAGTAGATTACCCCGTAAACCCCACCATAATGGCAACAGTTCAAGCCCAAACAATAAGCCAGATTCCTGAAATGGTCATACCACAGAGTAAGTACTGGTGGTAGGGAGAGgggaacattttaaaacattagtttTATCAATCATTCAAGCTATACTAAACATGTCAAGAAAATGCTGGTAGCTTGGTTAACAAAACATGCAAGTTTACTATGCTATTTAAACCAGATCCAGGAACTGAATTCATAATTATAATCAGGTATTAGTAACTGTATTAGACCGTTGACCCAGTATCTTGTAAAGTTGTAGTATGTTAGCTGAAGGAGCACCATAAACAAGTCAACTTGTTGTTACCCTGATCAAGTCTATATTTCTAAGAGTTGGCCAACATCttgttgcaaagttacttagtTACTAGAATATATAAAGTGGGCTATGAATGTAATGCAACTAAAAATATACCATGAGGCACTCATTCATATTGGCCCGTTTCAGAAAGGAGGTTAAGTGgaaactctgagtatgttaaccaTAAAATGAGGCAAACTCTAGGTTttgtttcagaatgggaggttagtcaaacccgagaaagcagggtaagtcaagcccgtttctgaaagatagctaacttatactcagagtcagttaccattgtaacttactctatgaacctCACCAGGGGttcatttcccaaaaccatagttgctaacccgttagcaacttagttggttggcaatgggaaattgcattgcaacaaaCAAAGTTGCTGACTTAGTGAAACGCACCCCTGGTCTGAAGGAGGTTTTCTTCTGTAAACTCAGAGTTTATTTTGGTCTCCTCCTCCTTTTTAAATTGCAAGTGATGTTTAAATACTTCACTCATTCATGCATGCATGTTTTCTTATTTCAAGTAACATACACatgatatttagtcttgtttcaatgggggggggggtctaaattaagtaaaattatctgccagtgtggtaataaaaTAAACGTAATGCTAATAGATAACAAGATTATTCGAAGTGTAAAAAGGCAAACCGTTTACGATTGCACAGGCGCTGCATGCACGCTCACAGTTAAACTTTGCTACTTGGCCAATGCAGTCTGttcagaaggagttcgtccgttttgttttgccagatggatgctaggcaacagcgttcgaaatccgcgcttcctgagtctgaagCGCGCTCCCGCTCGCTCTcaccgtctgcgcgtcctgaagcgtacGATCAGCGCTGCttctcctccgataacaacgttgaGTAAAACTTTTTGTTCAGTAAAAATTTTACACACGTACATTACAACTGTATTTATATGGCTAAAGAATATATTATTTCACTGTATTATTATGCCACTGTCTTCACAAAGAAGTGTCTAGAGCATGCAACGTCAACTGGCGGCAGATTTCCATCCGGCCCCCAgaatagacggtttcaacggcatcaacataaacaaacgttaatgcgcgtgagcgcttttgtggacctaacttaacttccggtagactccaaatagaatcaataacaacagccaagtccctctagagtagatatttttttgataacaaacaaaatgtgttttctgtgtggatcaggcggacttaatgaaaatgctaattcattatttgccagcaggagatgttttaaagcgtagacataaagcgcgagaaatagaggtttccccagtaacagctgtaaacaaagcagagctggtacgctcacacgctgctttatcacgcatataacatgcacgtcttctttcagaaatatagcgatataaaaacacccgtgcctcgttttgatatttaaacataaatgtaaggaattattattattaaacgtgcagtacgttacgtaacgttactttactcatgtttattaaaagaagcctttttgaaaatcgatcagttttaaaattgttgcgagtctccaaaaataaataaatgtatgggaaacacatcccgcagcacagccacctgagcccaacttcagtctactcatcaccttggctttaactgcgtttgtagatggcaccgcagccagacccatatacacaacacagaccggaagttaacttaggtccaggcgcgtgcgcccgatgaaaccgtctataatacTGAATTCAGGAATAGCCTTGTAAGAGGAAAAAGTTTAGGGCTGGTCCAATACCATTTTTTGAGCTTCGAAGCTTCGGTAGTAATGAACATCGACTATTTGAAGCTTAGGAGAGAGGGGCTGAACATATTTTTTATCTCTAATAAAGGCATGAATATGTGTATGTCCGTTGGCATTTTTATAATTTCGAGAACCGTTCATCCAATCGACTTCACGGGGGAGTGCAGTGTCGCATTTGGTGCAATATAGATGGACACGCGAGACGCAACACACTCAGAATTAATAAACTTTTAGTAAACTACTGTCAGAACAGCGCGAGCGGGAAGCGGCGCACCTCACGCGGGCAGGGCTTATGCTCCAAGAAACGGACACTGCACTATTGATAataaaacgcacacacacaggtCTATTAAATTAAGCAATACTTTTAAGGTAGTCTAATATTTTTCTGACTAACAAATTGGCACAGTAAGGGtagatttaaataaagaaagacgaaatttaaataaagaaaaaatgaaatttaaataaagaaaacgaaatttaaataaagaaaaacgaaattaagttaaattaaaaacgAGATTAATTTAGATTTATAATAACGGGTAAAAATgccaatacattttgttttttattattctattttccaCAATGTCAAAGCAACAAAACACAAGCTCAGACATGCACTTCGGTCCATACAAACTCCGCTGTTCTGCGCTCTAGCCAGAACACTCTCCCATTGCTGGAACacgcgtcggttctatttctagcatgcaccaGTTTTCCGCGTGGCTCGAGCTCGCCTGAGACGCGTGTCTCAGTGTGCAAACTCCAACCTGTTAAatatgggagccgaaacaaaaaTGGACACATCACACAGCCGAGACGCTCAcgcagtgtgtcgccggccttatTCAAGGGGGAATGAGAACCGTTTCGCGGGGGATCCAATgtgtgcaaaaaaatataaataataataaattattcgaATGTCAAATTTTCAAATCGAATACCAACCCAccgaacgaatattcgaatattcgggTCTGttccatatttattcatttttaaatgtaatgaaaaaaaatgaggCACACAGGTACAGCATTTCTTACAGTAGGAACTATGAATACGTACTTATCAGTCCATTCCTCATTAAAACTACTGTTCTCTGAATCAACTTTTCGCTTAAGGCTCTTTGAGAGTGccatttttcattcaaatatattCAGAAGGCCTTTCTTCTAGTGTTCTCCACAAACTACGACCTGCATGTGACAGTGATGGACAGCTTGACAGCCTCACAAATATGAAGCCTTAAATATCGCTATCGCCACCTGGTGGCTTGCTGCAGTACAGGTACTatgtaaaaaataacataaatttgaAATTAGAATTAGTGTatcaaataataacatattaggatacaattcgatttttttattttatatt
The nucleotide sequence above comes from Carassius gibelio isolate Cgi1373 ecotype wild population from Czech Republic chromosome B3, carGib1.2-hapl.c, whole genome shotgun sequence. Encoded proteins:
- the LOC127952172 gene encoding zinc finger protein 239 isoform X4 encodes the protein MEFVKEESEENTSEPETWRIKHEEPETQIIKHEEPETRKINHEEPETWRIKHEEPETRGKKHEKAETKIKHEEPETRKIKHEEQGEYIEENEEKEMEVEERNHIKTGKKPSRCSQRNKLSRKNGIDVHMKRHTCDQCGKNYTRKEHLRAHMRVHTGEKPFNCDQCGKSFTRKGLLTAHMRVHTGEKPFNCDQCGKSFSQLSHLYAHTNVHTREKLYACDQCDKMFLRASHLQQHLRVHTKEKPHLCHLCGKSFSRLQHLKGHQKIHTGVREYMCFECEKTFTSASSLKLHERIHTGEKPYKCSHCDQSFSYSSSLKTHERIHTGEKPYKCSYCEQRFSQSGVVKTHERIHTGEKPYHCTECGKCFSNTSSLHSHTKNIHSK